From Rhodanobacteraceae bacterium, a single genomic window includes:
- a CDS encoding aminopeptidase has translation MRALIASLVFAVSPAHAAADPHSYANADAVRVRHAHIDLDVSFARRELAGFVELTLERRKPEVRELVLDTRDLAIESVLAVDAAQHWARARFHFGAPDPLLGRALHIALPDGATRVRVQYRTSPEASGLQWLAPELTAGKRHPFLFSQSQAIHARSWVPIQDTPMVRFAYSARITTPKGLLARMSADNNPLDAADGDYRFVMQQPISSYLLAIAVGELKFAPLGERSGVYAEPSMLDAAASEFADTERMIEITESLYGPYRWGRYDLLVLPPSFPYGGMENPRLTFLTPTVIAGDRSLVSLIAHELAHSWSGNLVTNSTWNHFWLNEGFTTYVENRIVEAVFGAERAAMERQLAERDMDEEMKALPPELQRLRLNLAGLDPDEGTTEIAYTKGMGFLRFLEARFGREVFDPFVRKWFDEHAFGSVDTDTFLVFLRRELLERHPGKVSGEEIAEFIEQPGYPAFGPRTASESAWLRSMRCAANGRQASARWPTSMVRPGAPRNGSAGSRACRRICRKRRWPNWTSASSSAAAATAKSPSPGTCRPSRMTTSPRSRRCAVSSNASAGASSWSRFTPS, from the coding sequence ATGCGTGCCCTGATTGCCTCCCTGGTCTTTGCCGTGTCCCCCGCCCACGCCGCCGCCGATCCGCATTCCTACGCCAACGCCGATGCAGTGCGGGTGCGCCACGCGCACATCGACCTCGACGTCTCCTTCGCGCGCCGCGAGCTGGCTGGTTTCGTCGAACTGACCCTGGAGCGGCGCAAACCCGAGGTGCGCGAGCTGGTGCTCGATACGCGCGACCTGGCGATCGAATCGGTGCTTGCGGTGGACGCCGCGCAGCACTGGGCCAGGGCGCGTTTCCACTTCGGAGCGCCCGACCCGCTGCTCGGCCGCGCGCTGCACATCGCGCTGCCGGACGGCGCGACGCGCGTGCGGGTGCAGTACCGCACCTCGCCCGAGGCCAGCGGACTGCAGTGGCTGGCGCCGGAACTCACCGCCGGCAAGCGCCATCCCTTCCTGTTCAGCCAGTCGCAGGCGATCCACGCACGCTCCTGGGTGCCGATCCAGGACACGCCGATGGTGCGCTTCGCCTACAGCGCGCGGATCACCACCCCCAAGGGCCTGCTGGCGCGGATGAGCGCCGACAACAATCCGCTGGACGCCGCCGACGGCGATTACCGCTTCGTCATGCAGCAGCCGATTTCCAGCTACCTGCTCGCGATCGCGGTCGGCGAGCTGAAATTCGCGCCGCTCGGCGAGCGCAGCGGCGTCTACGCCGAACCGTCGATGCTGGACGCGGCGGCCAGCGAGTTCGCCGACACTGAGCGCATGATCGAGATCACCGAGTCGCTCTACGGCCCCTACCGCTGGGGTCGCTACGATTTGCTGGTGCTGCCGCCGTCCTTCCCCTACGGCGGCATGGAGAACCCGCGCCTGACCTTCCTCACGCCGACCGTGATCGCCGGCGACCGCAGCCTGGTCTCGCTGATCGCGCACGAACTGGCGCATTCCTGGTCCGGCAACCTGGTCACCAACAGCACCTGGAATCACTTCTGGCTCAACGAGGGATTCACCACCTACGTCGAGAACCGCATCGTCGAGGCAGTGTTCGGCGCCGAACGCGCGGCGATGGAGCGCCAACTCGCCGAGCGCGACATGGACGAGGAGATGAAGGCGCTGCCGCCCGAATTGCAGCGGCTGCGGCTCAACCTGGCCGGCCTCGACCCGGACGAGGGCACCACCGAAATCGCCTACACCAAGGGCATGGGCTTCCTGCGCTTCCTCGAGGCGCGCTTTGGCCGCGAGGTGTTCGATCCCTTCGTGCGCAAATGGTTCGATGAGCACGCCTTCGGCAGCGTCGACACCGACACCTTCCTGGTGTTCCTCCGGCGCGAGCTGCTGGAGCGCCACCCGGGCAAGGTCAGCGGCGAGGAGATCGCCGAGTTCATCGAGCAGCCAGGCTATCCGGCCTTCGGTCCGCGCACGGCGTCAGAGAGCGCCTGGCTGCGGTCGATGCGCTGCGCGGCGAATGGCAGGCAGGCAAGCGCGCGCTGGCCGACATCGATGGTCAGGCCTGGAGCACCCAGGAACGGATCCGCTGGATCGAGGGCCTGCCGGCGGATCTGTCGCAAGCGCAGATGGCCGAACTGGACCAGCGCTTCAAGTTCAGCGGCAGCGGCAACAGCGAAGTCGCCTTCGCCTGGTACATGCAGGCCATCGCGCATGACTACCAGCCCGCGTTCGCGCCGATGCGCGGTTTCCTCGAACGCATCGGCCGGCGCAAGTTCGTGGTCCCGCTTTACACCGAGCTGA
- the pyrF gene encoding orotidine-5'-phosphate decarboxylase: MIPHHPEIPHHDRLTLALDVASVAEAREWIERLGSAVSHYKIGLELLASGGYFELLAELKAADKRVFADLKLHDIPATVSAAVAGMSRHRPDLLTVHAYPAAIAAAASRAGHVKLLAVTVLTSISADELEASGVGLSLERTVLTRAQASVAAGAAGLVCSGLEAARLRAELGPGPLIVCPGIRASAGGDDQQRTVDVATAFANGADYIVVGRPIRQAADPRAAALAIQQTIVSCFRR; this comes from the coding sequence ATGATCCCCCATCACCCCGAGATCCCGCATCACGACCGCCTGACCCTCGCCCTGGACGTAGCCAGCGTGGCCGAGGCGCGCGAGTGGATCGAGCGCCTGGGCAGCGCGGTCTCGCACTACAAGATCGGCCTGGAGCTGCTCGCCAGCGGCGGTTACTTCGAGTTGCTGGCAGAGCTCAAGGCTGCCGACAAGCGGGTGTTCGCCGACCTGAAGCTGCACGACATCCCGGCCACGGTCTCGGCCGCGGTCGCAGGCATGTCACGCCACCGCCCGGACCTGCTGACCGTGCACGCCTACCCGGCGGCCATCGCCGCCGCCGCATCGCGCGCCGGCCATGTGAAGCTGCTGGCCGTGACCGTCCTCACCAGCATCAGCGCTGACGAGCTGGAGGCCAGCGGCGTGGGCCTGTCGCTGGAACGCACCGTGCTGACGCGGGCGCAGGCTTCGGTGGCCGCGGGCGCCGCGGGGCTGGTGTGCTCAGGCCTCGAAGCCGCGCGCCTGCGCGCCGAATTGGGACCCGGACCGCTGATCGTCTGTCCCGGCATCCGCGCCAGCGCAGGTGGCGACGACCAGCAGCGCACGGTCGATGTGGCCACCGCCTTCGCCAATGGCGCCGACTACATCGTGGTCGGCCGGCCGATCCGCCAGGCGGCGGATCCGCGCGCCGCGGCGCTGGCCATCCAGCAGACCATCGTGAGCTGTTTCCGGCGCTGA
- a CDS encoding leukotriene A4 hydrolase C-terminal domain-containing protein: MVPLYTELMQRHAAFAREAYAAARPGYHPITRVSVDAVVQ, encoded by the coding sequence GTGGTCCCGCTTTACACCGAGCTGATGCAGCGCCACGCGGCCTTCGCGCGCGAGGCCTATGCCGCCGCGCGCCCCGGCTACCACCCGATCACCCGCGTCAGCGTCGATGCCGTGGTGCAATGA
- a CDS encoding CHAD domain-containing protein — MAADESESQPQVTLAEFLREACREELARALLLLTDPEGDRDKAVHESRKSVRRVRAWLRLGDRHRRKALQPVDAQLRALRRTIGPLRDGYSRIEALDRLRKRKDVAPLRTPLAAARQKLADALERRWELRPRHGRAWKGLLSGLAKLLDGIGEWPLQGLTEAEARRALRRAHRRACAGRRACTGTSGAVRRHAWRGRVRILLLQTQLLQQRALVPENPPLKRLAQSLGNENDLALVSRVLGGLGLPARVCMGLRAMVQQQRRELAKRNDARAALLLKAKLAPRLR; from the coding sequence ATGGCTGCCGACGAATCCGAATCGCAACCGCAGGTAACGCTGGCCGAGTTCCTGCGCGAGGCCTGCCGCGAGGAACTCGCGCGCGCGCTGTTGTTGCTGACCGACCCCGAAGGCGACCGCGACAAGGCGGTGCACGAGTCGCGCAAGTCGGTGCGCCGGGTGCGCGCCTGGTTGCGCCTGGGCGACCGCCACCGGCGCAAGGCGCTGCAACCGGTGGACGCGCAGTTGCGCGCGCTGCGGCGCACCATCGGCCCGCTGCGCGATGGCTATTCGCGCATCGAGGCGCTGGACCGGTTGCGCAAGCGCAAGGATGTGGCGCCGCTGCGCACGCCGCTGGCGGCCGCGCGGCAGAAGCTGGCCGACGCGCTGGAGCGACGCTGGGAGCTGCGGCCGCGCCATGGGCGCGCCTGGAAGGGCCTGCTGTCGGGACTGGCGAAACTGCTCGACGGCATAGGTGAATGGCCGCTGCAAGGACTGACCGAGGCCGAGGCACGCCGCGCGCTGCGGCGCGCGCACCGGCGCGCCTGCGCGGGACGGCGGGCATGTACCGGCACCAGCGGCGCGGTGCGCCGGCATGCCTGGCGTGGCCGCGTGCGCATCCTGCTGCTGCAGACCCAGTTGCTGCAGCAGCGCGCGCTGGTGCCGGAGAACCCGCCTCTGAAGCGCCTGGCGCAGAGCCTGGGCAATGAGAACGACCTGGCGCTGGTCTCGCGCGTGCTGGGTGGCCTGGGCTTGCCCGCGCGCGTCTGCATGGGCCTGCGCGCGATGGTGCAGCAGCAGCGGCGCGAACTGGCCAAGCGCAACGATGCGCGCGCGGCGCTGCTGCTGAAGGCGAAGCTGGCGCCGAGGCTGCGTTGA
- a CDS encoding LysR family transcriptional regulator: protein MTLIQLRHLIAIVDSGLNLTVAAERVHATQPGLSKQLKALEDELGFPVFLRNGKRLTGLTELGSEVAQRARLIVDQAKSIRAFAANTRAETEGELRLVCTHTLARFVLPDALGALRQRYPRVHLAIETTDPGRIVEALGGGDVDVALSSSAGLPPEAGLAVPLFRWKRVALVPKGHALAERKLLRLADLAAHPLLVYPSTVRPGSSLAAAFDELGLKPEYAVTASDAELIRTYVEQGIGVGIVADLATRKLPDSVRAIPLDERIAACTTYALLPANRVPRDYTLELLRGLAPGLDLAALRRVLAGLEKAEFAQPAWFAAHL, encoded by the coding sequence ATGACCCTGATCCAGCTGCGCCACCTGATCGCCATCGTCGACAGCGGTCTCAACCTGACCGTAGCGGCGGAGCGGGTGCATGCGACGCAGCCGGGGCTGTCGAAGCAGTTGAAGGCGCTCGAGGATGAGCTGGGCTTCCCGGTCTTCCTGCGCAATGGCAAGCGGCTCACCGGGCTGACCGAGCTCGGTAGCGAGGTGGCGCAGCGCGCGCGGCTGATCGTGGACCAGGCCAAGAGCATCCGCGCCTTCGCCGCGAACACCCGCGCGGAGACCGAGGGCGAGTTGCGGCTGGTGTGCACCCACACGTTGGCGCGCTTCGTGCTGCCGGATGCGCTCGGTGCGCTGCGCCAGCGCTATCCGCGGGTGCACCTGGCGATCGAAACCACCGATCCGGGGCGGATCGTCGAGGCCCTGGGCGGCGGCGACGTGGATGTCGCCCTGTCCTCCAGCGCCGGACTGCCGCCCGAGGCCGGCCTCGCGGTGCCCTTGTTCCGCTGGAAGCGGGTCGCGCTGGTGCCGAAGGGCCATGCGCTCGCCGAACGCAAGCTGCTCAGGCTGGCGGATCTGGCTGCGCACCCGCTGCTGGTCTACCCGTCCACCGTGCGCCCGGGCTCATCGCTGGCAGCGGCCTTCGACGAACTCGGTCTCAAGCCCGAGTACGCGGTGACCGCGAGCGATGCGGAGCTGATCCGCACTTATGTCGAGCAGGGCATCGGCGTCGGCATCGTCGCCGACCTCGCCACCCGCAAGCTGCCCGACAGCGTACGCGCGATCCCGCTCGACGAGCGCATCGCCGCCTGCACCACTTACGCCCTGCTGCCCGCCAACCGCGTGCCGCGCGACTACACCCTCGAACTGTTGCGCGGCCTTGCGCCCGGGCTCGATCTCGCCGCGCTGCGGCGCGTGCTGGCGGGGCTGGAGAAGGCGGAATTCGCGCAGCCAGCCTGGTTTGCGGCCCACCTGTGA
- the dusA gene encoding tRNA dihydrouridine(20/20a) synthase DusA: MSKPTYSPWRLCVAPMMEWTDRHCRYFHRLLAPDARLYTEMVVAQAAIHGDRPRLLGFDPAEHPVALQLGGSDPALLAQAARIGVDCGYDEINLNCGCPSDRVQSGRFGACLMLEPALVGDCVAAMRTVVPASVPVTVKCRLGVDEHESEAFFRRFVDTVAQAGCTVFIVHARKAWLSGLSPRENREIPPLDYARVRRLKADRPELTVVLNGGLREHQEIESAVATLDGVMLGRAAYHEPYLLAFWQRLLFGGPDPLPSRAQVLERMRGYIGAHLAAGGELRHIARHLLGLYQGAPGARAFRRTLSEARPGATLAVLDAALACVERRAA; the protein is encoded by the coding sequence ATGAGCAAACCCACGTACTCCCCCTGGCGCCTGTGCGTGGCGCCGATGATGGAGTGGACCGACCGCCACTGCCGCTATTTCCACCGGCTGCTGGCGCCGGATGCGCGGCTGTACACCGAGATGGTGGTAGCGCAGGCGGCGATCCATGGCGACCGCCCGCGGCTGCTGGGCTTCGATCCGGCGGAACATCCGGTGGCGCTGCAGCTTGGCGGCTCGGACCCGGCCCTGCTGGCGCAGGCGGCGCGGATCGGGGTGGACTGCGGCTACGACGAGATCAACTTGAATTGCGGCTGCCCCTCGGACCGAGTGCAGTCCGGGCGCTTCGGTGCCTGCCTGATGCTGGAGCCCGCGCTGGTGGGCGACTGCGTGGCGGCGATGCGCACGGTGGTGCCAGCGAGCGTGCCGGTGACGGTGAAGTGCCGGCTCGGGGTTGACGAGCACGAGAGCGAGGCCTTCTTTCGGCGCTTCGTCGACACCGTGGCGCAGGCCGGCTGCACGGTGTTCATCGTGCACGCGCGCAAGGCCTGGCTCAGCGGGCTGTCGCCGCGCGAGAACCGCGAGATCCCGCCACTCGACTACGCCCGCGTGCGGCGGCTCAAGGCCGATCGCCCGGAGCTGACGGTGGTGCTGAACGGCGGCCTGCGCGAACACCAGGAGATCGAGTCCGCGGTGGCCACGCTGGACGGCGTGATGCTCGGCCGCGCGGCCTACCACGAGCCTTATCTGCTGGCCTTCTGGCAGCGCTTGCTGTTCGGCGGCCCGGATCCGCTGCCCTCGCGTGCGCAGGTGCTGGAGCGCATGCGCGGCTACATCGGCGCGCACCTGGCGGCTGGCGGGGAGCTGCGCCACATCGCGCGGCACTTGCTGGGCCTGTACCAGGGGGCTCCGGGCGCGCGGGCGTTCCGGCGCACGCTGTCGGAGGCACGTCCGGGGGCGACGCTGGCGGTGCTCGATGCGGCGCTCGCGTGCGTGGAGCGGCGCGCGGCCTGA